The following DNA comes from Thermococcus sp..
AGCCTTCCTCTCGGCCCTGTTGCTGATTGTGGCGGACGTTCTTCTGGCGGAAACTGGAAGGGCGCTCTGGACGTTTCCCCTGACTTTCTTCGTTCTGCTCCTCTTCTCCCGCGAAGCTTTACTGGCCTTCGACTGGGTACTGGTTCTGACCTTCGCCTTAATATTCGTCGACTTCGGCGAGGTTTCCTCGATCATCGCTTCCCTTGGCCTGTCCTTTCCCCACACTGGAGTTCATCTCCTGCTTGCCTCGTCGCTCCTGAGTCAGGCCGTAAGCAACGTTCCCGCGACTGTTCTGTTCATCGGCTCAAAACCCGAATGGCTTCCGCTGGCGGTCGGAGTGAATGCTGGCGGAACGGGTTTTATAATCGGCTCGCTGGCCAACCTCATAGCGGTCAGAATAGCCGGAATAAGCCTGAAGGACTTCCACAGGATTTCCGTGCCCTATTTTTTGGCCGCGCTCCTGCTCTCGATGATCTTACTTGGAATATAAACTTTTTTGGAGAAACTTGCTCCGATTTAAAGTCTAAAAGTAGCTTATAATTCCTAAGTCCTGAGATATTCGCTTTTTGCTACAATTAATTACGTTAAAATCCTTGAATACCCCTTCTTCTCATTTTTATCTCAAGTATGTGGTAACCTAGAACCCCCATTCCAAAATACCCGATGGATATTATAGAGAGGAGCACTAGTTCAGTTTTAAAACTGAAAATTGTTTTGGAACCTAAGAATACCGCTCTGAGCAGATCTATTCCCCAAGTGAATGGGAATACATAAGATATTATCAGCAAGGGTGTTGGAAGTATAGTCACCGGAAAATAGAGACCACCCAGAAGTGGGGCGGCATTTCCAAGTAATGAAACGATTTCATCCCCTTCCCTGATCACTAAAGTTAAACCGAAGATTAAAAATGCGAAACCAAAAGAAGCTATCATTGAAGTCAAAAATATAAATACTGCTAGAACACAAGTTTCTATGCTTAGGTGAAAGATGCTCATTACCA
Coding sequences within:
- a CDS encoding ABC transporter permease, whose product is MRFLYLAKASLLTAKRYSIDWYGNVLMPILGVLPVVIAVWYGNKIGFLDFSHVVGTQRFFEYYILGIAYWNYIEAVWTSIFALREHMKIGQLEELLLTPIKPWEYILGWSFLAISLTTMGSLPLIIIALVMSIFHLSIETCVLAVFIFLTSMIASFGFAFLIFGLTLVIREGDEIVSLLGNAAPLLGGLYFPVTILPTPLLIISYVFPFTWGIDLLRAVFLGSKTIFSFKTELVLLSIISIGYFGMGVLGYHILEIKMRRRGIQGF